AAATAGAATCCCATGGGAACCGTGCTATCTTTGGTTTAACCACAAATCAAAAAACACACGGAGACACCATGGGACGTAGGAATCTTACACTGGGAAAGCACTGCAGGGGAAGCCATTTCTCTTGGGGCGAGAGGCTTAAGCTGCAATACTACTTCGCAGGTAGCAACGGATACAGAAAAGAGCGAAGCCCTACGGTACTGGGAATGATTTTCCAGAAGAGCGCCAAAACGATAGGCAGGGAACTGCAACGGGGTATGGTGGAGCATGTGCTCGGAGAAATCCCGTTTTCCCGGGCGGAGTACAATGCGGACCATGCCCAGATCGATGCAGAGGAGAAGATGAAGTACAAGGGCCCGTTGCCCAAGTCGGGCAGGCACTACGCACTGGTGCAAAGGATATCACCCCTGATCCTGAAAGACAAATACAGCCCCTATGCCGTACTGAAGACCCTTGACAAGGATGAGGAGTGGCCGGAGGGGCTGAGAATCTGCGAGAAGACCCTGTACAACTGGATAGAAGCCGGGGACATCCCTGGTGTCACAATCGAGAACCTGCCGAGGAGAGGCAAGGTCAAGCACAACAAGGGCCATGGGGGCAAGAGAAAGCACTCCAACGCGGAGTTCGCCGCCCGGTCCATAGAGCACCGCCCGAGGGAAATCCTCAGGCGCCTGGTGGCTGGTCACTGGGAGGGGGACACTGTCTACAGCAGAAAGAACGGATCAAAGGAATGCCTGCTGACGCTTGTAGAGCGGAGTACCAGGATGGAGCTGATACTGAAGATACCGGACAGGACCGCTAAGTCCGTGAAGGAAGCATTCGACAAGTTGGAGAGGCAGCTCGGAAGCCGCCTGTTCCGGTTGATATTCCTCTCGGTCACGTTTGACAACGGCAGTGAGTTCTCCGATGTGCTGGGGCTGGAGAAGTCGATACTTACCAAGGGAACCAGGACTGTATTGTATTGTATTTCGCCCATCCCTATTGTTCCTGTGAAAGAGGCACTAACGAGAACCACAACGGCATCATCAGAAGATTCCTTCCCAAAGGAACGGACTTCGCCTTCATCAAGGCTAAGGAAGTAAAGGAGATCCAGGACTGGATGAACACCTATCCAAGGAGAATCCTCAACGGTTCTACTCCCTTGCAATCCTTCAAGGAAGCATTCGGACTGATGGATCTTAACATCAAACTGCTGGAGGCATGCTGATGAAGAAAACCAAGAAAGAATTAAAGGGACATTTCTCTTTACAAGAAACCGTGCGTGGGGGCATGGATTGAAACTACTTGACACTCGATTGTGCGCACTATATAGTCAAACGGTAGATTGTATGAACCTGTAAGGAGTAATGATATGTCCAAAGCACATAGAGGAAGTGGCATCCGTACCGAAGTCAACCATGGACGTGGTGTTTGCCCTGTTTGTAAACGCACTGCAGTCAAGGTATTGTATGAAGCCACCGTTGAAGGCGAAAAGGCTAAAGTTTGTAAGTCTTGTAACGCCAGTCTCAAGGCTGCTGCTAAATAAGTGAGCGCTCAGTGAGAGTAAGACTGTCTTTGCAGGCAGTCTTTTTTTGTTTTGTTTTATGATTATAAAAAGAGGTAACAGTGAATTTCTCTGCCAAGAAAGTATATTTGGTCGGTATCAAAGGCACTGGAATGGCATCTCTTGCCGTCCTGTTACATAAAACCGGAGCGAATGTTTCTGGCTGTGACTCCCCTGAAATCTTTTCTACCGATACCTTGCTTGCAGAAAACAAAATACCTGTAATCTCTGGTTTTTCTATTTCCTCTCTCCCTTCTTCTACCAATATCGTCATCCATAGCAGTGCCTACCAGAGAACCCTTCCCATTCTACAAGAAGCTGAGAGAATAGGCCTTGAAATCTATTCCTATCCTGAGTTTCTTGCTTTGTTATCAAAAGAGAGTGACAGCTATGCAGTAGCAGGGACCCATGGCAAGACAACCACTACAGCAGTTGCTTCTTATCTGCTAGCCTCCCTGGGATTCCACGATTTCCCTTTCTATAGCATTTACGGTTCGAACCTGCAGGGTGAGTCCTCGCTCCCTTACCAAGGCAGCGAGGTTGCCCTTTTCGAGGCCTGCGAGTATCAAGACCATTTTCTTTCCTATTCCTTACGAGGAGCCTTGGTAACCAATGTCGATTTTGATCATCCCGATTATTTCCATGACTTGGCCCACGTACAGGAAAGTTTTGAAAAGTTCGTAGTCAATATTCGCCCCAATGGATTTTTAATCTGTTGCAACGATGACCCAGGATCCAAAAAACTTGCCCAGTATTGTCGTGATCGTCGCCCCGATATCACTCTGATGACCTATGGTTTCAATGATAACGGACCGTTCTGGATCACGAAAAACCATTGGGACGGCACCTATAGTCTCTCATGTCTGGGAGGCAGATACTTTGTCCTCCCTCCTTTAAGCGAACCGTTGCTTGACGATTACATCGGAGGAGCTGTTCTGGCACTGGCAATCATGCTCGACAGACCTCAGGTAAAGTTGTATCTCGACGATAGCCAAATTATCAGCGAAGAGGCAATTCCTTCGGTAGCAGGAATGCTTACTGAGCGGCTTGTCTCCTTTCCCGGGTGCGTAGGCCGCTCAGAAGTGATGCTTGAAGAAGGTGGCATTACCTATATAGACGATTATGCCCACCATCCTATGGAGATAAAGGCAACTATCGATATGCTGCACATCAAGTATCCGAAAAGGCCTTTGGCCGTGCTGTTCTGTCCCCATACGGCAAGCAGGACAAAGGCCTTGCTCAAGGATTTCGTAATTGCCCTCAGCCTTGCCGATAAAGTCGTCATACAGCATTCCTATGCATCGGCAAGAAATGATACAGATCTCAGTGAAGACCCTGCAATCCTGTTGGAAAAAGCCCTTTCAACACATATCATGAGGACCTATCGCTGTCATCTACAGACGGTGAGTTATGCTCCCGATGACAAGACTGCCGTTAGTATTATGTCAGTCCAGTTGCAACCGGGCGATTTGTGTATTACGATGGGTGCGGGTAATAACCGCCTTCTGGGCCCTGAAATTGCCCAGGCAAGGAGATCTTTATGAAAAGCATGACCGGATATGGATCAGCTGAGACAATGAACGAAAAGTTCCAGCTCTCGGTAGAAATCAAATCCTATAACAATCGTTTTCTGGATATAAACCACAATATTCCCTTTTTCCTCTCTCCGTTCGAGATGGATATCGACAAGGCAGTAGCTACGGTCGCTTCACGCGGGCATGTAGAAGTCAATGTGCGGGTCAAATCGCTGGTTTCCGATATGGAAATCGTAGTTGATACCCAAGCTGTCGAGCGGTACCGCGATGCCTTTGCCCAGATAGCAGCACTGTCAGGTAAGGCGCTCAAACCTGAGCTCTCTGATTTTCTTGCAGCTGAGGGTGTCATGACCAGTGTGCGCCAAGGTGACAGTGAAATGTACCGGCAACCCTTATTCTCAGTCTTGGATGAAGCTCTTGCCCAATTTGCCCAGAGCAAAGAGAGGGAAGGAAATTCCACCAAGGCAGACCTTACTGCCATGGGTAAAATTGTTGAAGAGGGGCTTTCTGTAGTTAGTGCACATGCTGGGGAACTGGAAGAATTGGTGAAGACAAATCTGAGAAATCGGTTTGAAGAAATGCTCGGGGACCAGAACTATGATGAGAACAGGATCTTGCAGGAAGTTGCTGTCATGTTGGTCAAATATTCAGTCAACGAAGAGATAAAGCGTCTTGCAGTCCATTTGAAAGAATATTTCAAGCTTCTCAACCAGAATGAACCAGTAGGTAAACGCCTCGATTTCCTCTGTCAGGAAATGAACAGGGAGATCAATACTATCGGGAGCAAAAGCCAGATGGTAGAGATGAACCTCCAGGTGGTACGAATGAAAGACGGATTGGAAAATATCCGTGAACAGATCAGAAATATAGAGTAGGGGTTTTTATATGCGCATCGCAATCAGTGGCAAGAGTGGCTGTGGAAATACAACGGTTTCGACCTTGGTGTCGCAGGCTTTGGATTATCCTTTGATAAATTTTACGTTTCGCAACCTTGCAAACGAGAAACATATGGATTTCTGGGACTTCTGCAAGTTGGCGGAACAATCAGACGAATATGACAAAGAACTGGATACAAGACAGGTCGAAATGGCCATGGCCCAAAAGGACTGTGTTTTGGGTAGTAGACTTGCCATCTGGATGCTCGAACAAGCCGACCTCAAGGTATATTTGACAGCCTCGGCCCAGGAACGGGCAAGCAGGGTCTACAAGCGAGAAGGTGGATCCTTTGAAGAACGCCTTGCACAAACCATGATGCGTGACAAGAATGACAGCGCCCGTTACCAGCGCATCTACGGTATCGACAACAGTGATACCGCCTTCGCCGACCTAGTCATCGACACCTCGGATAAAGATCCCATCCAAGTGGCAAAGATTATCATAGCAGAAGTAAAGAAAAGATTGGCCTAATACTGAAAGGAAACTATAGATTCAATACCAGGGGGCTTTGCCTAATCAACAAGAGAATGGCAGGCCTCTTCTTTATTTCTGTTCAAGGCAAATGTCTCATACTCTGATACTTACATCTCTGTTTTCCTGACAAATAGGTATCCATTTGTCCTCCTGTTTCCTATTATACTGACTCAAAGAACTGGGTGATGCTTCTAGGCTGTCATAAAGTCCTTGATCATAGCAATCAGGAAATCTCTCTCAGATGATGGGGGATATAATTCATGGATTTCGTCAAAAGCTTGTCCGAATAATTCGAAAGCCCGGCCTTTTGCTTTTTCCAGTGCTCCAGAGTCCTTGATCTTTTTGATCAAAGCAATAATCGAATCAGATGCTTTTTCGTAACCTGAACTTTGTGCAAACTGGAATACGGAAAAGAGGTGTTCGTTTTGATCAGGATTTGCATTGGCATACAGGATTATCGGAAGACTCTTCTTATTCTCTACAATGTCATCGCCCTGACGCTTTCCAGGATTGCCTTTTTCCAGATTGATAACATCGTCCAAGATTTGGAAGCCAACTCCTATCGTCTCTGCTATATGCCCTGCTTTCCTGATAATATTCATGTCGTCTACTGCAAGTGCTGCTCCGACTTCACTTCCCATCGCAGCGAGACAACCTGTTTTCAAACGACACATCAACTCATATTCTTCCAGGGTAGGGGTTTTTGTGTTGTCATGATGCCAGGAAATATCCATGCCTTGACCCAAATGAACCCGGCGCATATATTTTGCATAAATCTGATAGATACGTAACTTCACTGTATCTTCGACTAAGGATTCATCAATGGCTTTTGTTGGAAGGAAATAGAGTAAATTCCCTGCATTGATTGAGATATCCTCCCCATACATGAGATGAACGGCAGGCTTTCCACGCCTCAAATCAGATTTGTCTTCGATATCATCAATGATCAAGGTCCCGTTGTGAGGCATTTCAATCAATGAAACAAGTTTCTCAGCGAGTTCCAGTGCAGGTTCACCACCTAGCATTTTTGCTGTCAGCATCATGAGCAAAGGTCGCCAACGTTTACCTCCCCTTGCCAGGAGGTCTTTGGCAGGTTCACAAAAATGGTTGAAAACATTCTTGTCAGCACCTAACGTTGAACAGTCGAGCATCCAATCGATCCATTTTTGGTCGAAAGATGCAGGAAATATACGATTCAGTTCGGTCTCTATTTGGTTTAGCCAATGTTGCATGTGCGGATTATAGGGAGACGGGATGTTTAATACAACCCATAGGGGGGCAGTAATGATTGCCTCGCTTTGATCATATCCAAAATCAAGATCCATAGACTTTTGCAGTCAGTCTCAACGAAACGCCAATGGAGTATATGAAGCATGCATACAAGGCTCAGCACGCCATATTTGTTAGTATCTCCCCGTTTACATCCATACCCCAGATATGGTAGTTTTGGCATATGAAAAAAGTTCTGCTGACAGCCTTGTTTATATGTATGGGATTAACCTTGTTTGCTAGCCCCTATATCGGGGTAAGCCAAGGCCTTGGAGCCACTTCAGTGGAGCTGGGGTTTATGACCAGTTCTTTTGAAGAGAATATCTTTGTCGGAATCCCATCTTTAATGGCCATGGATAGCTATAATTCAGATTTCTACAAGACAGTTGTAGTCGGAACCGATTTGATTTACCGGTTCAGACCAATAGGTCCCCTTGTTATAGGATTTGGCCCTACCTTCCGCGCAGCATGGGAAACTGGTAATGCGTTCTCTCTTATGGCAGGGGTGGCTTACCAACTCTCCCTTGAGACTCCCGATGTGATGGACATCCTGTATGTCGAGGGTGCCTATATTCCCGATTTCATGCAATATGAATCAGGAACGGTCACAAACGACTTCTTGGATAAAGCAGCAAAGCAAATCTTCCGCCTTGGATGGCGACATGCTTTCTAAGTACTGTACATTCCTCTAAAAAACCAATATAGTGATATAGTTACATTTTAGTGTAGATACAGACGCAAGGAGATTCCACGGTGAGCATCCCATTGAACAAACTTATCGATTACAAGGGAAATGTCTATGAGATTACCTGTGTTGCCATTAAAGAAGCCATTATTCTCAGTAATCCTGGTTGCGGTGGTAAAGAAATAGAAGAAAATAACGGCAAAATTGTTAGTGAAGTCCTCAGCAGAGCTCTCAATGGCGAGATTCACTTCATCCCAACTGACGAGCAATAGTTCGTATAACCCAGTAATTTTCCTTTTCGGCCCTACCGGGGTCGGAAAGACTGAGCTGCTCTTGAATTTATTCAAAGACAGGTTCTCGGTAGTCAATGCCGATTCCATCCAAGTGTACAGACATTTGGATATAGGGTCGGCTAAGGCGTCTAAACAGATTCAGGAAAAAATCCCTCATTACCTCATTGATATTTTCGACCCCTGGGAGCAATTCTCCGTAGGGGATTTCATTGAGCTCGCAGACAAAGCCTGTGAAGAAATTCGTGCACAGGGGAGAATACCCATTTTAAGTGGGGGAACTGCCTACTATTTCAAGCATTTTCTCTATGGCCTGAGCGAGGCTCCTGCCAGTGACGAACACATTCGGGCCCGTGTCGCCCAAGAGCTTGAAGAGAAAGGGGGAGTGTGGGCGTATGCAAGACTTTGTGAAATAGACCCGGTCTATGCAAACAAAATCCATCCATCTGATCTCTATCGGATATCGCGCGCCCTGGAGGTCTTTGAAACCAGCGGACGGCCCCTCAGCTCCTACGTAATTCCTTCGACTTATCGAAACAACATGCATCCTTTAATCCTCGGCCTTCATCGTGAAAAACAGGAACTGAAAGAAAGAATCATTGCCCGCGTACAGCAAATGTTCGACGAAGGTCTAATCGAGGAAATCCGGACCATCCTGCAAATGGGTGGGAAGAGCGAATGGCCAGGCTTGCAGGGTATCGGGTACAAAGAATTCTTCCAAGCCATGGAAAGCGGAGAAGTCTCGCTTCCCATGATAGCCGACCAGATAGCAAAAAACAGCCGCTCCTACGCAAAGCGGCAGATGACATTCTTTAAAAGCTTTGCAGAAGTGAACTGGATGCAACCAGATGACCAAGAGGCTATTGCCGAGATGGTTGCTGCCTACCTGGCCAAAGAAACCTTTTAGTTTTATAAAGACAAAACCATCAATTTTATGCTCAAGAGTGAAATGTAATGAAGCACTACAGATGCATCATTCCATTTGCAGACTCCGTGTGCCCCAATGGAAATGTGGATTTTCCTTTGCTTACAATTACTGCAAGCGAAAATACTGGCTCAATGAATGGAGTAAAATAGTCTACTGCAGGAATAGAAGACAAGAAGAAGTGTACTTTACTGCATTTTTTTTTATATTGTCTGACGGTGTTTTTATCTTTTGTCCATCTCCTTTTTCTTAGCGAAGGGTGTTGATATATGAGCGTGAGTAATGAAATAAATCTATCTAATGTAAAAAATTAAAATTAACTAATAGTACTCTGTTTGTTTACAAGGTGCAGTTTTGATGCTAGCCTAGTTTTATAGGCTTTGTTGTATGCAAATAGAAATGCAACATATGTTCAGCCGGCTTTCCTAGGCATTGAACCTGTTCGGTAAGTCCTGATTGAAGGAGATTCAGAAGGGGGGAAAACAATCAGAAACCATACATGCGACAAGGCATACTCAATATTTAATTCTTTCCCTGCATACTCATTTTTTTTGTATTGTTACATTCGTTTTTTTCAGTTTGCATATCAACGGAACGTAAGGGTATTCACGGTTTAATCTTCCATGTTTTACAAGTAGTCTGGCTTCAATCCAAAGGAGGTAAGAAATAGTTCTATCGGAAAATGAATCCAATTTTCTTAGCAGCCATACTATTTGTTGCAAAAGAATTCGGGTGGTAATTTTCCCTCCCGAAGGTGAATTTTTTTTCACATTGGAGGAACTATGAATCGAAGATCATCATTTTCAGGTTTTTTGTTTCTTTGCTTTGCGATGCTTATTGCAATTACCCTTATCGTAGGTTGTGAATCCAACATACAAAACAAAGTGGGATCCCTGACAGTATCTACAGGGGCCCAAGAGAAGACAATCTCCCCAGATTCGACTCTGATCGAGATAGCATCGTACCAGGTGAGGGGCGTTTATTCGGATGGGGTAACAACCTTTAGCCAACAATCTCCAATAAACACTATCGTAATTAATGATTTACTTGTTGGTGACTGGACAATTACCTTTGAGGGATTGAATTCCTTCGGCACGGTGATTGCCTCTGCCACACAGATGGTTACGATCAATGCAGGGTATAATACTACCGTAACATTCGTTTTAACCTCTGTCTCCGGTGTAGGGACCTGTGAGCTTACTCTCTCCTGGCCGGTCACGGTTACCTCGGTACATAGGATAACAGTTAGACTCACAGCTGCATCGAGTATGGATGTTTTCGATGTAGAGGCGTTTGCCTTTGAGGCAACACAGGTAGGTGATATACAACAAATCATGAAGACAATCGCAGATATTCCTGTAGGTTCCTATGCGTTGAAGGCTCAGTTCTGGGATGTTTTTGATGCACAGATTGGTCTTACCCTGATGGAAACAGTCAATATCTACGCCGATATGACTTCTACCGGCCTCTTTGCCTTGCCAGAATTCCTGTTCCCGGTCGAGAAACCGACGTTCGATCCTATGGGCGGAAGAATTACACCCGAACAGACAATTGAGCTGACAACAGCCAGCATTGGGGCAACCATCTATTATACGATTGATGGAACAGATCCAAATACTACCAGTATTGAATACGAGGGGCCTTTTACCTTGCCGCACAATGCAACGGTAAAAGCTATTGCGTTAAAAAACTGTATGTTTGCCTCGGCCATTGCATCTGCTGTATTTGAGATTCCTGCTGCCATGCCGACAATTCTACCGGTTTCAGGAACCTATTCCATGCCCCAGGAAGTGACTCTCTTCACGGAAACGGCAGGGGCAACAATCTATTACACCACTGACGGGAGTGCTCCAGATACTTTTAGTATCCTGTATACAGGACCTTTTATGGTTTCCCAAGACACCACTGTCAGGGCAATCGCTACGCATCCCGATTTTGGGGTATCCGAAGAAGTGTCGGCCGAGTATATAATAGTGAACAGCGTTGGTCTGGTTACAGTCGATCCTGCAAACTATACAGTCGAGATCATAGTACCCCCAGAATGGACGGGAGGGCCGGTCATAACAAATGTATGGGCCAGGATCTGGGCAGATGTTGAACCTGATCCGACTGGTGTAACCTACACTTGGTATCTGGACGGGGAGGAGGCAAGAAACCAGGGAGGCGAGATAGCCTCAACTTCCGATTATCTTGATTTGGGCATAGGCTTAGATAGGGTTGCCATCGGTCCCGGACCCCATTCGATCACAGTCACCGTTACCGCCGGTGAGCTTTCCTTCAGTGACTACTATTGGTTCTGTGCATCAGATACTGCAACGATAGGTGCTTCCTCCTTTGCTATCGGAGATGTAGGGCCTGCCGGAGGGCTGGTATTCTACGATGATGAGGAAGATGGTATCGATGACCTGCCAGGATACCGATATCTGGAAGCAGCCCCGGAGGAAACAGAATGGGAAAACAGACAGTGGGGTGCCTATGGATATTCTGTTGATCCAAGTGCCCTGGGTACTGCTCTAGGCTATGGGATGCCGAACACTGAGAATATTGTGAGTTATCATGATAGTCTGGGCACCTTGTATCCTTTGAAAGGAGACTATTATACAAATCCTGGAGCGTACTACTTCAAAAATGATGGGTCTGTAGCAGCAAAGCTGTGTGCCGATCTGGAATACGGAGGGTATGATGACTGGTTCCTGCCATCGAAGGGCGAACTTGATCTTATGTTTACGATTATAAGAAAATGTTGTCCCAGTGATTGGTGCGAACACTCCTATTGGAGTTCCTCCGAATTCTCGCCTACCTGTGCATGGCTACAGAGCTTTGCCTGGTCACAATGGAAAAGCCCCAAATTTGAAAACCATAGGGTAAAGGCTGTAAGGGCTTTCTGATTTTTTCCTAGCTGATCGAATTGGACAATAACTAATGGGGGAACCCTTTTGGTTGATGACCATAAGGATTCCCCCTCTTTGCATGTTCTTTATCTATTCGTATCTACTGGGCTTGAGCAGTCTGCCCAGATAACACCTTGTTAGGAGCAGGGTAGGTCTCTACCTCGATAATCCCCAAGTCCAGTATGCTCTCATTGGTAATGCTGGTTATCTCCGTCCAACCATGTTTAGACAAACCTAGGGTAAACTTCTGAACCTGCTGATAGTGGTACATGAAGGCATGACCTGCACCGGGTTGTATTTCTTCGCTCCCATTTTCTTCAATATAGGCATAGGGAGTATAGAGTATGCTGGTTGCCTTATAGGTGTTATCTCCGATTTGTTCAACCTGCACATCGGTAACCCCGTAGAGGTAAGTCCCTTCCATGATTGCCGGTTTGCCGTTGGCAATCCATTCGTTTGGGTTAACCTGGGTGTTCAGCCCTTCATAGGCCTGCCGCGTCTGTCTGGAAACAAACAGGTTCGAGACTTCCAGAGAAGCTGGGTTCTTTGCCTTCTTGGAAAGTGAAGCCTCCATTTTCTGTACGTCGAGCTCGCTCTGTCCCGTGTAGTACTCGTCAATGATCTGCACATTGGACATCCCTGCAGTGTAAGGTGGCGTGAGCGAAGCCTTAATTGCGCTCCCGGAAATCCAGAAGACAACAATAACCACTGCTGCGATACTTGCAACGATCCAACCCTTCTTTCTCCAGAAAATCTTCCAGTCAGCTCGCTTCTTCTGTTTTTCCAAAAACGGTCCGCATCCAAGATCGAGTTTCAAGTCCTCGCGGCTTGTAGCTTCGTCTCGGTCCTCGAGTGTCCACTGAAGGTCCTCGGTTGCACCGATGAACCAAGATAATACATCCTTGCTCTCTTTGTTTCCGCCAATATCCCTCTGTTTTGTCAGACTGAGGCTAAGCGTTTTGTCGATAAACTGAGAGGTAGCAGTAGGGAGATGCAAAACTGAATACAGGGAAACAGGAAGGGCCCTGAAAGCATCTTCCCTTGTTTCGGGACTCTGGAAAGGAGGAAAGCCCATGCAGGCAAAATAAAGCAGCTGGGTCATCTGGTCACAGAGTGAAAAAGGCTTGTGGTTATCGTGGTGGACCCAGCACGTGCTCTGAAAAGAGCGTACTTCTTCGTTGGCACAGGAAGAAAACAGGTCTGCCAGGTTCTGCGGGAGAATGAGGAATCCTCCGTCCTCCAGACCCCAGATTCTCCAAATGGGGATAATCCCGCTGGAA
The sequence above is a segment of the Sphaerochaeta pleomorpha str. Grapes genome. Coding sequences within it:
- a CDS encoding UDP-N-acetylmuramate--L-alanine ligase, with the protein product MNFSAKKVYLVGIKGTGMASLAVLLHKTGANVSGCDSPEIFSTDTLLAENKIPVISGFSISSLPSSTNIVIHSSAYQRTLPILQEAERIGLEIYSYPEFLALLSKESDSYAVAGTHGKTTTTAVASYLLASLGFHDFPFYSIYGSNLQGESSLPYQGSEVALFEACEYQDHFLSYSLRGALVTNVDFDHPDYFHDLAHVQESFEKFVVNIRPNGFLICCNDDPGSKKLAQYCRDRRPDITLMTYGFNDNGPFWITKNHWDGTYSLSCLGGRYFVLPPLSEPLLDDYIGGAVLALAIMLDRPQVKLYLDDSQIISEEAIPSVAGMLTERLVSFPGCVGRSEVMLEEGGITYIDDYAHHPMEIKATIDMLHIKYPKRPLAVLFCPHTASRTKALLKDFVIALSLADKVVIQHSYASARNDTDLSEDPAILLEKALSTHIMRTYRCHLQTVSYAPDDKTAVSIMSVQLQPGDLCITMGAGNNRLLGPEIAQARRSL
- a CDS encoding YicC/YloC family endoribonuclease encodes the protein MKSMTGYGSAETMNEKFQLSVEIKSYNNRFLDINHNIPFFLSPFEMDIDKAVATVASRGHVEVNVRVKSLVSDMEIVVDTQAVERYRDAFAQIAALSGKALKPELSDFLAAEGVMTSVRQGDSEMYRQPLFSVLDEALAQFAQSKEREGNSTKADLTAMGKIVEEGLSVVSAHAGELEELVKTNLRNRFEEMLGDQNYDENRILQEVAVMLVKYSVNEEIKRLAVHLKEYFKLLNQNEPVGKRLDFLCQEMNREINTIGSKSQMVEMNLQVVRMKDGLENIREQIRNIE
- the cmk gene encoding (d)CMP kinase, with protein sequence MRIAISGKSGCGNTTVSTLVSQALDYPLINFTFRNLANEKHMDFWDFCKLAEQSDEYDKELDTRQVEMAMAQKDCVLGSRLAIWMLEQADLKVYLTASAQERASRVYKREGGSFEERLAQTMMRDKNDSARYQRIYGIDNSDTAFADLVIDTSDKDPIQVAKIIIAEVKKRLA
- a CDS encoding polyprenyl synthetase family protein encodes the protein MQHWLNQIETELNRIFPASFDQKWIDWMLDCSTLGADKNVFNHFCEPAKDLLARGGKRWRPLLMMLTAKMLGGEPALELAEKLVSLIEMPHNGTLIIDDIEDKSDLRRGKPAVHLMYGEDISINAGNLLYFLPTKAIDESLVEDTVKLRIYQIYAKYMRRVHLGQGMDISWHHDNTKTPTLEEYELMCRLKTGCLAAMGSEVGAALAVDDMNIIRKAGHIAETIGVGFQILDDVINLEKGNPGKRQGDDIVENKKSLPIILYANANPDQNEHLFSVFQFAQSSGYEKASDSIIALIKKIKDSGALEKAKGRAFELFGQAFDEIHELYPPSSERDFLIAMIKDFMTA
- the miaA gene encoding tRNA (adenosine(37)-N6)-dimethylallyltransferase MiaA; amino-acid sequence: MARFTSSQLTSNSSYNPVIFLFGPTGVGKTELLLNLFKDRFSVVNADSIQVYRHLDIGSAKASKQIQEKIPHYLIDIFDPWEQFSVGDFIELADKACEEIRAQGRIPILSGGTAYYFKHFLYGLSEAPASDEHIRARVAQELEEKGGVWAYARLCEIDPVYANKIHPSDLYRISRALEVFETSGRPLSSYVIPSTYRNNMHPLILGLHREKQELKERIIARVQQMFDEGLIEEIRTILQMGGKSEWPGLQGIGYKEFFQAMESGEVSLPMIADQIAKNSRSYAKRQMTFFKSFAEVNWMQPDDQEAIAEMVAAYLAKETF
- a CDS encoding chitobiase/beta-hexosaminidase C-terminal domain-containing protein, which gives rise to MNRRSSFSGFLFLCFAMLIAITLIVGCESNIQNKVGSLTVSTGAQEKTISPDSTLIEIASYQVRGVYSDGVTTFSQQSPINTIVINDLLVGDWTITFEGLNSFGTVIASATQMVTINAGYNTTVTFVLTSVSGVGTCELTLSWPVTVTSVHRITVRLTAASSMDVFDVEAFAFEATQVGDIQQIMKTIADIPVGSYALKAQFWDVFDAQIGLTLMETVNIYADMTSTGLFALPEFLFPVEKPTFDPMGGRITPEQTIELTTASIGATIYYTIDGTDPNTTSIEYEGPFTLPHNATVKAIALKNCMFASAIASAVFEIPAAMPTILPVSGTYSMPQEVTLFTETAGATIYYTTDGSAPDTFSILYTGPFMVSQDTTVRAIATHPDFGVSEEVSAEYIIVNSVGLVTVDPANYTVEIIVPPEWTGGPVITNVWARIWADVEPDPTGVTYTWYLDGEEARNQGGEIASTSDYLDLGIGLDRVAIGPGPHSITVTVTAGELSFSDYYWFCASDTATIGASSFAIGDVGPAGGLVFYDDEEDGIDDLPGYRYLEAAPEETEWENRQWGAYGYSVDPSALGTALGYGMPNTENIVSYHDSLGTLYPLKGDYYTNPGAYYFKNDGSVAAKLCADLEYGGYDDWFLPSKGELDLMFTIIRKCCPSDWCEHSYWSSSEFSPTCAWLQSFAWSQWKSPKFENHRVKAVRAF